The following coding sequences lie in one Azospirillum humicireducens genomic window:
- a CDS encoding lipoprotein-releasing ABC transporter permease subunit — translation MIFTAFERMVAMRYLRARRQEGFISVIAGFSLLGIALGVATLIIVMAVMNGFRAELLGRVLGLNGHLNVYNMRGGPLPDFDILAGKLRNTPGVSNVTPTVEGQALVSVRGVASGAVIRGVRAEDFRARPTLANNVIRGSAEEFGEDRIAIGSRMAQRLGLSVGDQITLIAPQGNVTAFGTVPRMRSYPIGAIFDVGMFEYDNSFIFLPLAEAQAFFRTGDAVTSLEVFVNDPMQIVAARAAVQSAVAGDGRVVDWQQSNASFFTALQVERNVMFLILSLIIMVAAFNIISSLIMLVKDKGRDIAILRTMGATRGMVMRIFFLSGASVGVTGTLLGLALGVSFALNIESIRQVIQGLTGTNLFNAEIYFLSHLPAKIDWSEVVQVTLMALGLSFAATIYPSWRAARLDPVEALRYE, via the coding sequence ATGATCTTCACCGCCTTCGAACGCATGGTCGCGATGCGTTACCTCCGGGCGCGCCGCCAGGAAGGGTTCATCTCGGTCATCGCGGGGTTCTCGCTGCTGGGCATTGCGCTCGGCGTGGCGACGCTCATCATCGTGATGGCGGTGATGAACGGCTTCCGGGCGGAGCTGCTGGGCCGCGTGCTCGGCCTCAACGGGCACCTCAACGTCTACAACATGCGCGGCGGGCCGCTGCCGGACTTCGATATCCTGGCCGGCAAGCTGCGCAACACGCCCGGCGTCAGCAACGTCACCCCGACGGTGGAGGGGCAGGCGCTGGTGTCGGTGCGCGGCGTCGCCTCGGGCGCCGTCATCCGCGGTGTGCGGGCAGAGGATTTCCGGGCGCGGCCGACGCTGGCCAACAACGTCATCCGCGGTTCGGCCGAGGAGTTCGGGGAGGACCGCATCGCCATCGGCTCGCGCATGGCGCAGCGGCTTGGCCTCAGCGTCGGCGACCAGATCACGCTGATCGCGCCGCAGGGCAACGTCACCGCCTTCGGCACCGTGCCGCGGATGCGCAGCTATCCCATCGGTGCGATCTTCGATGTCGGCATGTTCGAGTACGACAACAGCTTCATCTTCCTGCCGCTGGCGGAGGCGCAGGCCTTCTTCCGCACCGGTGACGCCGTGACCTCGCTGGAGGTCTTCGTGAACGACCCGATGCAGATCGTTGCCGCGCGTGCCGCCGTACAGTCGGCAGTGGCCGGGGATGGGCGGGTGGTCGACTGGCAGCAGTCGAACGCCAGCTTCTTCACCGCCCTTCAGGTCGAACGCAACGTGATGTTCCTGATCCTGTCGCTGATCATCATGGTCGCGGCCTTCAACATCATCTCCAGCCTGATCATGCTGGTGAAGGACAAGGGGCGCGACATCGCCATCCTGCGCACCATGGGGGCGACGCGCGGCATGGTCATGCGCATCTTCTTCCTGTCCGGCGCCAGCGTCGGCGTGACGGGGACCCTGCTGGGCCTGGCGCTGGGCGTGTCCTTCGCGCTGAACATCGAGAGCATCCGGCAGGTGATCCAGGGCTTGACCGGCACCAACCTGTTCAACGCCGAAATTTATTTCCTCTCCCACCTGCCGGCCAAGATCGACTGGAGCGAGGTGGTGCAGGTGACGCTGATGGCGCTCGGCCTGTCCTTCGCCGCCACCATCTACCCGTCCTGGCGCGCGGCCCGGCTCGATCCGGTGGAGGCACTGCGCTATGAGTGA
- a CDS encoding DUF1467 family protein, whose amino-acid sequence MDNWVTAVFVYIVVWWVVLFAVLPWGVRTPDEPEPGMASSAPVEPRILRKFMITSVVSLLVWLVIFGIERSGMISFREMARHMY is encoded by the coding sequence ATGGACAACTGGGTGACTGCGGTCTTCGTCTACATCGTCGTGTGGTGGGTGGTGCTGTTCGCGGTGCTGCCCTGGGGAGTCAGGACACCGGACGAACCCGAACCCGGCATGGCCTCGTCCGCCCCCGTCGAGCCGCGCATTCTGCGCAAATTCATGATCACCTCTGTGGTTTCCCTGCTGGTGTGGCTGGTGATCTTCGGAATCGAACGGTCCGGGATGATCTCCTTCCGTGAGATGGCGCGCCATATGTATTGA
- the mce gene encoding methylmalonyl-CoA epimerase, whose translation MIGKLNHVAIVVPDLPAATALYRDTLGAAVSQPVDLPPHGVTVVFVTLPNTKIELLHPFGEKSPIAGFLEKNPSGGIHHICYEVDDILAARDRLKEQGARVLGDGEPKIGAHDKPVLFLHPKDFCGTLVELEQA comes from the coding sequence ATGATCGGGAAGCTCAACCATGTCGCCATCGTCGTGCCGGACCTGCCGGCGGCGACGGCGCTCTACCGCGACACGCTGGGGGCCGCAGTGTCGCAGCCGGTGGATCTCCCGCCGCATGGCGTGACCGTGGTTTTCGTCACCCTGCCCAACACCAAGATCGAGCTGTTGCACCCGTTCGGCGAGAAATCTCCCATCGCCGGTTTCCTGGAGAAGAACCCGTCCGGCGGCATCCATCACATCTGCTACGAGGTGGACGACATTCTTGCCGCCCGCGACCGGCTGAAGGAGCAGGGCGCCCGGGTGCTCGGCGATGGCGAGCCCAAGATTGGCGCCCACGACAAGCCCGTGCTGTTCCTGCATCCCAAGGACTTCTGCGGAACGCTGGTGGAGTTGGAACAGGCCTGA
- the nuoN gene encoding NADH-quinone oxidoreductase subunit NuoN: MTAVFPDLWPALPEIFLALSGVALLMLGVFRGDGFTRPVSYLAIVCMLLAAVLAMGYGSGRVVTFNGMFVMDAFGVFMKVLVLVSAAFAVILSLGFNEREQMARFEFPVLMIFATLGMLMMISANDFISLYVGLETQSLALYVIAAFRRDSAKSSEAGLKYFVLGSLSSGMLLYGASLVYGFAGTTSFDKVAALFAGGAHVSPGLVIGLVFVMAGLAFKISAAPFHMWTPDVYEGAPTPVTAFFAAAPKVAAIALLTRVVIEPFGHLAAQWHQVLVAAAVLSMVIGSFVAIMQTNIKRLMAYSSIGHVGYALVGLTTGTQDGVRGVLIYMALYIAMNIGAFAVILSMKAKGQMLEEIKDFAGLSKTNPMLAATMAIFMFSMAGIPPMAGFFGKLYVFLAAVAAQEYTLAVIGVLTSVVGAFYYLRIIKIMYFDEPAVVVDKVDDDGMTGVLVVTSLFTLLFFVAPAPILNGAAAAAAALFAG, from the coding sequence ATGACCGCAGTGTTTCCCGACCTCTGGCCGGCCCTGCCGGAGATCTTCCTGGCATTGTCGGGCGTCGCCCTTCTGATGCTGGGCGTGTTCCGCGGCGACGGCTTCACCCGTCCCGTCTCCTATCTGGCGATCGTCTGCATGCTGCTCGCCGCCGTCCTGGCGATGGGCTACGGCAGCGGCCGCGTCGTCACCTTCAACGGCATGTTCGTGATGGATGCCTTCGGCGTCTTCATGAAGGTGCTGGTGCTGGTCTCGGCGGCCTTCGCGGTCATCCTGTCGCTCGGCTTCAACGAGCGGGAGCAGATGGCCCGCTTCGAGTTCCCGGTGCTGATGATCTTCGCGACCCTCGGCATGCTGATGATGATCTCGGCCAACGATTTCATCTCTCTGTATGTCGGCCTGGAGACGCAGAGCCTCGCGCTCTACGTCATCGCGGCTTTCCGCCGCGACAGCGCCAAGTCGTCGGAAGCCGGCCTGAAGTATTTCGTCCTCGGCTCGCTCTCCTCCGGCATGCTGCTGTACGGCGCTTCGCTGGTCTATGGCTTTGCCGGCACGACCTCCTTCGACAAGGTGGCGGCTTTGTTCGCCGGCGGCGCCCATGTCTCGCCGGGTCTGGTGATCGGTCTCGTCTTCGTCATGGCCGGCCTGGCCTTCAAGATTTCCGCGGCCCCGTTCCACATGTGGACCCCGGACGTCTATGAGGGCGCTCCGACCCCGGTCACCGCTTTCTTCGCGGCGGCTCCGAAGGTCGCGGCCATCGCTCTGCTGACCCGCGTTGTGATCGAGCCCTTCGGCCACCTCGCCGCCCAGTGGCATCAGGTGCTGGTCGCCGCCGCCGTGCTGTCGATGGTGATCGGCTCCTTCGTCGCCATCATGCAGACCAACATCAAGCGCCTGATGGCCTACAGCTCCATCGGCCATGTCGGTTACGCGCTGGTCGGCCTGACCACCGGGACCCAGGACGGCGTGCGCGGCGTGCTGATCTACATGGCGCTCTACATCGCCATGAACATCGGCGCCTTCGCGGTCATCCTCAGTATGAAGGCCAAGGGCCAGATGCTGGAGGAGATCAAGGACTTCGCCGGCCTGTCGAAGACCAACCCGATGCTGGCCGCCACCATGGCGATCTTCATGTTCTCCATGGCCGGCATCCCGCCGATGGCCGGCTTCTTCGGCAAGCTCTACGTCTTCCTCGCCGCCGTCGCGGCGCAGGAATACACGCTGGCGGTGATCGGCGTGCTGACCAGCGTCGTCGGCGCCTTCTACTACCTGCGCATCATCAAGATCATGTATTTCGATGAGCCTGCGGTGGTGGTCGACAAGGTGGACGACGACGGCATGACCGGCGTCCTGGTCGTCACCAGCCTGTTCACCCTGCTGTTCTTCGTCGCCCCGGCGCCGATCCTGAACGGTGCGGCGGCTGCCGCGGCGGCCCTGTTCGCCGGCTGA
- a CDS encoding DNA-3-methyladenine glycosylase I: MSLTYCAAASGHPHHGPYHDGEYGFPNSDDRVLFERLVLEINQAGLSWLTILKKRTAFRAAFDDFDVDRVAAYGEAERARLLADAGIVRNRLKVDAVIENARRIVALRETHGSFDGWLRAHHPLTKAEWVTLFGRTFRFTGGEIVGEFLMSLGYLPGAHQPDCPVHVAVLAQAPPWKSAIDRGYGGYEPMK; this comes from the coding sequence TTGAGCCTGACCTATTGCGCGGCCGCATCCGGCCATCCCCACCACGGCCCCTACCATGACGGCGAGTATGGTTTCCCGAACAGCGACGACCGGGTCTTGTTCGAGCGGCTGGTGCTGGAGATCAACCAGGCCGGGCTGTCCTGGCTGACCATCCTGAAGAAGCGCACGGCGTTCCGCGCTGCCTTCGACGATTTCGACGTCGACCGGGTCGCCGCCTATGGCGAAGCGGAGCGCGCGCGGCTTCTGGCCGACGCCGGCATCGTCCGCAACCGGCTGAAGGTCGACGCGGTTATCGAGAATGCCCGTCGCATCGTTGCCCTGCGCGAGACCCATGGCTCGTTCGACGGCTGGCTGCGTGCTCACCATCCGCTGACCAAGGCGGAATGGGTGACGCTGTTCGGTCGGACCTTTCGTTTCACCGGCGGCGAAATCGTCGGGGAGTTCCTGATGAGCCTGGGTTATTTGCCGGGGGCTCATCAACCGGACTGCCCGGTCCACGTTGCGGTTCTGGCGCAGGCGCCGCCCTGGAAGTCCGCCATCGACAGAGGCTATGGCGGATATGAGCCCATGAAATAG
- a CDS encoding dienelactone hydrolase family protein — protein MDQRIIDLYDEYTHAPLPRRVFLERLAALAGSAAAIPAILSAIEPNYARAAIVGEDDTRLAAEKVSFQGATGDVAGYLARPKLADKAPAVIVIHENRGLNAYVEDVTRRLATEGFVALAPDLLSPLGGTPQDPDKARELIGQLDGDKTVNNLIAAMSYLMAYRYSSAKVGAVGFCWGGGMVNRLALKAPDLKAGVAFYGPTPDPALVTTVKAPLMLHYAGLDQRINAGIPAYDEALKKAGVEHQIHMYEGVNHAFHNDTSAERYNKEAADLAWKRTVEFLKTKLA, from the coding sequence ATGGACCAGCGTATCATCGACCTTTATGACGAATATACCCATGCGCCGCTGCCGCGCCGCGTCTTTCTGGAACGCTTGGCGGCACTGGCCGGCAGTGCGGCGGCGATTCCGGCCATCCTGTCGGCGATCGAGCCGAACTACGCCCGCGCGGCCATCGTCGGCGAGGACGACACCCGTCTCGCCGCGGAAAAGGTGAGCTTCCAGGGGGCGACCGGTGACGTGGCCGGTTATCTCGCCCGGCCGAAGCTGGCGGACAAGGCCCCGGCGGTGATCGTCATCCACGAGAATCGCGGCCTGAACGCCTATGTCGAGGACGTCACCCGCCGGCTCGCGACCGAAGGCTTCGTGGCGCTGGCGCCGGACCTGCTGTCGCCGCTGGGCGGCACGCCGCAGGACCCCGACAAGGCCCGCGAATTGATCGGCCAGCTCGACGGCGACAAGACGGTGAACAACCTGATCGCGGCCATGAGCTACCTGATGGCCTACCGCTACTCCTCGGCCAAGGTCGGCGCCGTCGGCTTCTGCTGGGGCGGCGGCATGGTCAACCGGCTGGCGCTGAAGGCTCCCGATCTGAAGGCCGGCGTCGCCTTCTACGGCCCGACGCCGGACCCGGCGCTGGTCACCACCGTCAAGGCGCCGCTGATGCTGCATTATGCCGGGCTCGACCAGCGCATCAACGCAGGGATTCCCGCCTATGACGAGGCGCTGAAGAAGGCCGGTGTCGAACACCAGATCCACATGTACGAGGGCGTCAACCATGCCTTCCACAACGACACCTCGGCCGAGCGCTACAACAAGGAGGCCGCCGATCTGGCCTGGAAGCGCACGGTGGAGTTCCTGAAGACGAAACTGGCGTAG
- a CDS encoding biotin--[acetyl-CoA-carboxylase] ligase produces MTVSLEAEAARLRLPPGFQVKAFDSVGSTNDEAKALSRSGAAEGTIVWARRQESGRGRRGRAWTSPEGNLYSTTILRPGLPPAEAAQLSFVAALAIAETAESVLPDPGGVRCKWPNDVLVHDRKLSGILLESEPAADGTVAWVALGVGINLRHFPATVDYGATSLAAEGAPAMGAGALLEVFADHLAAWYGRWRAHGFGPVREAWLSRARGLGGPIIVRLADRTIPGTFADLDSDGVLLLDPTDGGPRQRIAAGDVFFTPPAES; encoded by the coding sequence ATGACGGTATCGCTCGAAGCGGAGGCGGCGCGTCTGCGCCTGCCTCCGGGCTTCCAGGTCAAGGCCTTCGACTCCGTCGGCAGCACGAACGACGAAGCGAAGGCCTTGTCGCGTTCGGGGGCAGCGGAAGGCACCATCGTCTGGGCCCGCCGGCAGGAAAGCGGGCGGGGCCGGCGCGGCCGCGCCTGGACCTCTCCTGAAGGCAATCTCTACAGCACGACGATCCTGCGGCCCGGCCTGCCGCCGGCTGAGGCGGCCCAGCTGTCCTTCGTCGCCGCGCTTGCCATCGCCGAAACCGCCGAATCGGTGTTGCCCGATCCCGGCGGCGTGCGTTGCAAATGGCCCAACGACGTGCTGGTGCATGACCGCAAGCTGTCCGGCATCCTTCTCGAGTCGGAGCCGGCGGCCGACGGCACGGTCGCCTGGGTGGCGCTGGGCGTCGGCATCAACCTGCGGCATTTTCCCGCGACCGTCGACTACGGCGCGACATCGCTTGCCGCCGAAGGGGCGCCGGCGATGGGTGCGGGCGCGCTGCTGGAGGTCTTTGCCGACCATCTGGCGGCTTGGTATGGCCGTTGGCGCGCCCATGGTTTCGGCCCGGTGCGGGAGGCGTGGCTGTCTCGCGCCCGCGGGCTCGGCGGTCCGATCATCGTCAGGCTGGCCGACCGGACGATCCCCGGCACCTTCGCCGATCTGGACAGCGACGGCGTTCTGTTGCTTGATCCAACGGACGGGGGGCCGCGTCAGCGGATCGCCGCCGGAGACGTGTTCTTCACGCCGCCAGCCGAAAGCTGA
- the proS gene encoding proline--tRNA ligase — translation MRLSSFFMPTLKETPTEAQIVSHRLMLRAGMIRQTSAGIYAWLPLGYRVLRKIEQIVREEQDAAGAQELLMPTIQSAELWRESGRYDDYGKEMLRITDRHDREMLFGPTNEEMITDIFRSFVKSYRQLPLNLYHIQWKFRDEIRPRFGVMRGREFLMKDAYSFDIDAAGARRSYQKMFLAYLRTFARIGLKAIPMRADTGPIGGDLSHEFIILAETGESGVFCHKDWMNLDVLKDAPGMEDDLQPFFDRITSIYAATDEKHDPANSPVPESDLVSARGIEVGHIFNFGTKYSKPMNAVVAGPNGESVPVEMGSYGIGVSRLMGAIIEASHDDNGIIWPDAVAPFNVGLINLKSGDAETDRVCAELYAKLEAAGLEVAYDDRDERPGAKFADMDLIGVPWQLVVGPRGLKNGVVELKRRATGEKEELPVEAALAKLLG, via the coding sequence ATGCGGCTGTCCAGCTTCTTCATGCCGACCCTCAAGGAGACCCCGACCGAGGCGCAGATCGTCTCGCACCGCCTGATGCTGCGGGCCGGGATGATCCGCCAGACCAGCGCCGGCATCTATGCCTGGCTGCCGCTGGGCTATCGGGTTCTGCGCAAGATCGAGCAGATCGTCCGCGAGGAGCAGGACGCTGCCGGCGCGCAGGAATTGCTGATGCCGACGATCCAGTCGGCCGAGCTGTGGCGCGAGAGCGGCCGCTACGACGATTACGGCAAGGAGATGCTGCGCATCACCGACCGCCACGACCGCGAGATGCTGTTCGGCCCGACGAACGAGGAGATGATCACCGACATCTTCCGCTCCTTCGTCAAGAGCTACCGCCAGCTGCCGCTGAACCTCTACCACATCCAGTGGAAGTTCCGTGACGAGATCCGCCCGCGCTTCGGCGTGATGCGCGGGCGCGAATTCCTGATGAAGGACGCCTATTCCTTCGACATCGACGCGGCCGGCGCCCGTCGCTCCTACCAGAAGATGTTCCTGGCCTATCTGCGCACCTTCGCCCGCATCGGGCTGAAGGCGATTCCGATGCGTGCCGACACCGGCCCCATCGGCGGCGACCTGAGCCACGAGTTCATCATCCTGGCCGAGACCGGCGAGAGCGGCGTCTTCTGCCACAAGGACTGGATGAACCTGGATGTGCTGAAGGACGCTCCCGGCATGGAGGACGACCTGCAGCCCTTCTTCGACCGCATCACCTCCATTTATGCGGCGACGGATGAGAAGCACGACCCGGCCAACAGCCCGGTGCCGGAGTCGGATCTGGTGTCGGCGCGCGGCATCGAGGTCGGGCACATCTTCAACTTCGGCACCAAATATTCCAAGCCGATGAATGCGGTTGTCGCCGGCCCGAACGGCGAGTCGGTCCCGGTGGAGATGGGCAGCTACGGCATCGGCGTATCGCGTCTGATGGGCGCCATCATCGAGGCCAGCCACGACGACAATGGCATCATCTGGCCGGACGCCGTTGCGCCCTTCAACGTCGGCCTGATCAACCTGAAGTCCGGCGACGCCGAGACCGACCGCGTTTGCGCCGAGCTGTATGCGAAGCTGGAGGCTGCCGGCCTGGAGGTCGCCTATGACGACCGCGACGAGCGTCCTGGCGCCAAGTTCGCCGACATGGACCTGATCGGCGTTCCCTGGCAGCTGGTCGTCGGCCCGCGCGGCCTGAAGAACGGCGTGGTCGAGCTGAAGCGCCGTGCCACCGGCGAAAAAGAGGAGCTGCCGGTAGAGGCGGCGCTGGCGAAGCTGCTGGGCTGA
- a CDS encoding type III pantothenate kinase, translating to MLLAIDAGNTNVVFAIYDGDRQRGIWRTATDPKRTSDEYMVWLTHLMALKGLKPVDIHGAIIASVVPGATFNLKRLCKDHFGCEPVIVGQPGVDLGAKALVDRPEEVGADRLVNTVAAAATYKTPLIVIDFGTATTFDVVDADGNYCGGVIAPGLNLSLEALQMAASKLPRVEIQPPAEVIGRNTIACMQSGIFWGYVGLIEGLVARIRAEYGEPMRVVATGGLAVLFAKATHVIEHTDNELTLRGLLLIHKRNTVQ from the coding sequence ATGCTGCTTGCCATCGACGCCGGAAACACGAACGTGGTCTTCGCCATTTATGACGGCGACCGCCAACGCGGCATCTGGCGCACGGCGACCGACCCCAAACGCACGTCCGACGAATACATGGTGTGGCTGACGCACCTGATGGCGTTGAAGGGGCTGAAGCCGGTCGACATCCATGGCGCCATCATCGCCAGCGTCGTGCCGGGAGCGACCTTCAACCTCAAGCGGCTGTGCAAGGACCATTTCGGCTGCGAGCCGGTGATCGTCGGTCAGCCCGGCGTCGATCTGGGCGCAAAGGCGCTGGTCGACCGGCCTGAGGAGGTCGGGGCCGACCGGCTTGTCAACACGGTGGCCGCCGCCGCAACCTACAAGACCCCGCTGATCGTCATCGATTTCGGTACGGCGACGACCTTCGACGTGGTGGATGCCGACGGCAATTATTGCGGCGGCGTGATCGCGCCGGGGCTGAACCTCTCGCTGGAGGCGCTGCAGATGGCCGCCTCCAAGCTGCCGCGGGTGGAAATCCAGCCGCCGGCCGAGGTGATCGGCCGGAACACCATCGCCTGCATGCAGTCTGGCATCTTCTGGGGGTATGTCGGCCTCATCGAAGGGCTGGTGGCCCGCATCCGGGCGGAGTACGGCGAACCGATGCGGGTTGTCGCCACCGGCGGGTTGGCTGTTCTTTTCGCCAAGGCGACCCATGTGATCGAACACACCGACAATGAGCTGACGCTCCGCGGTCTCCTCCTGATCCACAAGCGCAACACGGTCCAATGA
- a CDS encoding ABC transporter ATP-binding protein: protein MSDAPMKPMLELKGIVRRFEQGGETLEVLRGVDLTVGAGELVALVGPSGAGKSTLLHIAGLLERPTGGTVRIAGTDVSNLDDGKRTEVRRRSIGFVYQFHHLLPEFSARENIVLPQMIAAVPKSVARQRADELLRMVGLEQRGTHRPARLSGGEQQRVAIARALANAPSLLIADEPTGNLDPHTAEHVFAMLSAIVRQAKVGALVATHNLDLARRMDRVLEMRDGRLVEYQPSDLVPLAEAVPDAS, encoded by the coding sequence ATGAGTGACGCGCCCATGAAGCCGATGCTGGAACTGAAGGGCATCGTCCGCCGCTTCGAACAGGGGGGCGAGACGCTGGAGGTGCTGCGCGGGGTCGATCTGACCGTCGGCGCCGGGGAACTGGTGGCGCTGGTCGGCCCGTCGGGTGCCGGCAAATCGACGCTGCTGCACATCGCCGGCCTGCTGGAACGGCCCACCGGCGGCACGGTTCGCATCGCCGGCACCGACGTGTCTAATCTCGACGACGGCAAGCGGACCGAGGTGCGGCGTCGCTCCATCGGATTCGTCTACCAGTTCCACCATCTGCTGCCGGAATTCTCGGCGCGGGAGAACATCGTCCTGCCGCAGATGATCGCCGCCGTGCCGAAGTCCGTCGCCCGCCAGCGCGCGGACGAGCTTCTGCGCATGGTCGGGCTGGAGCAGCGGGGCACCCACCGTCCGGCCCGCCTGTCCGGTGGCGAGCAGCAGCGGGTCGCCATCGCCCGCGCGTTGGCCAACGCGCCGTCGCTGCTGATCGCCGACGAGCCGACCGGCAACCTGGATCCGCACACGGCGGAGCATGTCTTCGCCATGCTGTCGGCCATCGTCCGGCAGGCCAAGGTCGGCGCCCTGGTGGCCACCCACAATCTGGATCTCGCCCGCCGCATGGACCGGGTTCTGGAGATGCGGGACGGGCGGCTGGTCGAATACCAGCCGTCGGACCTGGTCCCACTGGCCGAAGCGGTGCCGGACGCGTCATAG
- a CDS encoding ribonuclease J yields the protein MTQSSKTAAGTPAAPADTFVPEDDALYFLPLGGSGEIGMNLNLYGHRGKWLMVDLGISFADDTMPGLDVIMPDPAFIAERRADLVGLVLTHAHEDHLGAVQHLWPELRCPVYCTPFTAAFLRAKLHEKGLSATVPIHEIPLGGTVEIGPFSVEYVTMTHSIPEPNALAIRTSAGTVLHTGDWKLDPDPLVGDIADEARLRAIGDEGVLALVGDSTNALVPGSAGSEATVRATLMELFGRYRDSRIAVSCFATNVARLESIAAAAAAHDRHVALVGRSLWRINEAARATGYLADVPKFLSEHDASYLPREKLVLICTGSQGEPRSALARIAAHDHPQVTLSRGDVVIFSSREIPGNERAIGRMQNQLVAQGVELVTADEAAVHVSGHPARDELVRMYQWVRPRIAVPVHGEQRHQQAHAALAEDCQVAHSIVPANGELIRLDGAEGAQVVAHVRAGRMAVDGKRLVPLDTGMMRARNRMVNNGAAVVTLVMTGTGELLTAPQVAVMGLIDEATDRDLVLDVIDAVRESVAMLPRSARADDAQVKEAARIAVRRCFNASHGKKPVTEVHLVRV from the coding sequence ATGACACAATCCTCCAAGACAGCCGCCGGAACCCCTGCAGCCCCGGCGGACACCTTCGTTCCGGAGGATGACGCTCTGTATTTCCTCCCGCTCGGCGGGTCCGGCGAGATCGGGATGAACCTCAATCTCTATGGCCACCGTGGCAAATGGCTGATGGTGGATCTCGGCATCTCCTTTGCCGACGACACCATGCCCGGTCTGGACGTGATCATGCCCGACCCGGCCTTCATCGCCGAGCGGCGGGCGGATCTGGTCGGGCTGGTGCTGACCCACGCGCATGAGGACCATCTCGGCGCCGTGCAGCATCTATGGCCGGAGCTGCGCTGCCCGGTCTACTGCACACCCTTCACCGCGGCCTTCCTGCGGGCGAAGCTGCACGAGAAGGGGCTGAGCGCAACGGTTCCGATCCATGAGATCCCGTTGGGCGGCACGGTGGAGATCGGTCCCTTTTCCGTCGAATACGTCACCATGACGCATTCGATCCCGGAACCGAACGCACTCGCCATCCGCACCTCCGCCGGAACCGTCCTGCACACCGGCGACTGGAAGCTCGACCCCGATCCGCTGGTCGGCGACATCGCCGACGAAGCGCGGCTCCGCGCAATCGGCGACGAGGGTGTGCTGGCTCTGGTCGGCGACAGCACGAACGCCTTGGTTCCAGGCTCCGCGGGATCGGAGGCGACGGTCCGCGCCACGCTGATGGAGCTGTTCGGGCGCTATCGCGACTCGCGGATCGCCGTCAGTTGCTTCGCCACCAACGTGGCGCGGCTGGAGAGCATCGCCGCCGCCGCCGCCGCCCACGACCGGCATGTGGCGCTGGTCGGCCGCTCGCTCTGGCGCATCAACGAGGCGGCGCGGGCCACCGGTTATCTTGCGGACGTGCCGAAATTCCTGTCGGAGCATGACGCCAGCTACCTGCCGCGGGAAAAGCTGGTCTTGATCTGCACCGGCAGCCAGGGGGAGCCACGGTCCGCCCTTGCCCGGATCGCCGCCCACGATCATCCGCAGGTGACTCTGTCGCGCGGCGACGTGGTGATCTTCTCCTCCCGCGAGATTCCCGGCAACGAGCGCGCCATCGGCCGCATGCAGAATCAGTTGGTTGCCCAGGGGGTGGAACTGGTCACGGCCGACGAGGCCGCCGTCCATGTCTCCGGTCATCCGGCGCGGGACGAGCTGGTGCGCATGTACCAGTGGGTGCGTCCGCGCATCGCCGTGCCGGTCCATGGCGAGCAGCGCCACCAGCAGGCCCACGCCGCGCTGGCGGAGGATTGCCAGGTCGCCCACAGCATCGTGCCGGCCAACGGCGAGCTGATCCGGCTGGACGGGGCGGAGGGTGCGCAGGTGGTGGCCCATGTGCGGGCCGGCCGCATGGCGGTGGACGGCAAGCGGCTGGTGCCGCTCGACACCGGCATGATGCGGGCGCGCAACCGCATGGTGAACAACGGCGCCGCCGTGGTGACGCTGGTGATGACCGGGACCGGCGAATTGCTGACCGCGCCGCAGGTGGCGGTGATGGGGTTGATCGACGAGGCGACCGACCGGGATCTGGTGTTGGATGTGATCGACGCGGTGCGCGAATCGGTGGCGATGCTTCCCAGATCGGCGCGGGCCGACGATGCCCAGGTCAAGGAGGCGGCGCGGATCGCCGTCCGCCGCTGTTTCAACGCATCCCATGGCAAGAAGCCGGTGACGGAGGTCCATCTGGTCCGCGTCTGA